In Caloramator mitchellensis, the DNA window TCAGCTTATATGCTATTTCTCCTCCCTTAACATCCTGCCCAACAGTTCTGTATATCCTGTTGTATTGCAGGTGGAGAGACTGATTTAAAATAAGATACCAGAGCATCTCCTGAAAAGTAAAACCTGTTTTAATGTTTTGCTCATATATTTTTTGCCATAGAAAATAAAAAGTTGTAATTATAATTAAAGTAAACAAATTTCCTATTAAAAAATCCTTGATGTAGATAGTATTATTTTTTATGCTAATTGTGAATATCTTTATATACTTTCTCATTCTCCCTCCCCCCTTAAGCTATAGATATCAGCTATTATTTCCTCAAGGGGCCTTGAAGAAATGGAAATATCCTCAACTTTTCCAATTTTAAAAAGCTTTGCAACAGTTTCATCTATGTCATTATCTTCAGTATCAACCTCTATTCTAACTGCATTTGTAGTTTGTGATAAAACTTTCGCTCCTTCTAAATTAAATTCTATATCATCTGTATAACGCAGTGATATTATCTTTTTGTTATCATACTTGTATTTTAGCTTTTTTACACTATCATCCATGAGTATAGTTCCAAGATTGATAATAATTATTCTTTTACATAACTTTTCAATGTCTCCAATGTCATGGCTTGTAAGAAATATAGTAGTTTTCTCCTCTTGGTTAATTCTTTTTATAAGGCTTCTTAGATTTTTCTTTGCAACTACATCAAGACCAATAGTTGGCTCATCTAGGAAAATAACCTTGGGTCTGTGCAGAAGCGATGCTGCAATTTCGCATTTTATTCTCTGTCCAAGTGACATTTTTCTAACCGGAATATCAAGAAGCTCCTTTATTTCCAAAACCTCAGATAAATATTCCACTCTTTTATTAAGCTCAAGGCCTTCAATTCCGTAAATGTTCCCCAATAATTCAAATGTATCCTTCGGAGGCAGGTGAAACCAAAGCTGCGATTTTTGTCCGAATACAGTTCCAATGCCATATGCTAATTTTTTCCTATCCTTCTGAGGATCTAAGCCTAAAACATTTGAATATCCGCTTGTTGGATTTAAAATTCCTGTTAGCATCTTTATCGTTGTTGATTTTCCTGCACCGTTTGGACCTATAAAAGCGAGCATTTGACCTTCTTCAACTTCGAACGAGATTCCTTTTACTGCTTCAATCCTTTTATATTCTCTTGTCAAGAATCCTTTTCTTTTTGAAATTATAAACTCCTTTTTTAAATCCTTTACACATATTATCCCCATCAAATCACCGCCTAAAATTCAATAATAACGTATTCATCGTAATACTCAAACCCTAGAAACTCGTATGCCCTAACTGCAGGTGTATTGTTTTTTCTCACCATTAAAGTTGGGGTTTTTCCTCTATCAATTATCCTTTTGCAAAGTTCAGATACTACTGCTTTACAATATCCCTTGCCTCTTTCCTTTGGTGTTGTATAAACACCGCCTATTTGTCCTATCTTATCAGTTGTTGTTTGAATGCATCCTGTTGCTACAATCCTTCCATCCTTTAAGACAAACAAATAATCCTCTTCAACTGGTCTTTGATTAAGTGTTTTAGTTGCTTCTTCAATGCTGTAAGCTGTATTTTTAAATCCTACCCTATTGGCCTCAACTATAAACTCAACTGCTTTTTCCAAGTTTAATTCATAATAATTCTTTATTTCAATGCCTTCTAATTTAAAATGTTTAAAATTGTTATTCACATAATATGCATCCTCATCAACACTTGCGTTATGTTTAAAATCTTTTATCCCATTATAAAGCGGCTCAACTAGCCTTCTCATGCCTAATAGATATTTAAAGTCTCTGTTTTTCATTAAATCAATAAAATACGGAACTGCATTTTGACTTTCGAAATGCGGAATACAGCTTCCAAGGTTATAAAATGGGATAATTCCCTTTAGTTCCCCTTCTTCAAAATAGCCAAAATAATCACCGCATCTTCTTACATCCTTCTTGTTCTCAAAACCGAAATACTTTACGTTTCCTATTAAAAAGGTAGTTTCAATATGATTTCTTTCAAGATATTCTTCTACTATCTTTCTTTCCTTTTCAGTTAAGACTTTCAGCATTTTTATCCCCCTTTCAAAAATTAACAAAAAATAAAATTCTCACGAAATCACATTAAGTGACTCCGTGAGAACCTTCACGTGTAGGGAAACATGCCCCCTGCGCAGCTCGGAATACCTTATGCGCGCTCACTTGTTATTATTATATTATATATAATTTTCCAAATATGTCAAATAAATTTTAGCCACACTTTGAATATCCGCAGTTTGGGCAAATAACGCATCCACTCTCATGAGTAATCGAATGCCCACATTCAGGACAACATATTTCTTTTTTCTCTGTTTCTATTAGATTTCTTATATCCAAATCAGCACTTATACTCTCTCTAACTTTATCTGATTCTTTAATATTAATTAGTTTCTCAATAGTCTTTGCAATAGCATCAGGGCAGGATAAAACCTTTATTTCCTTATTTGTTGCCATTTGCCTTAAAGTTGAGTGGCACCTGATTCCCTTCAGCTGTTCTATTATTTCTTTAACATCCATTCCACTTCTTAAAGCAACAGATACAAGCCTTGCAGTTGCCTCTGATTGTGATGGACATCCTCCTGCCTTTCCGAGGTTAGTAAACACCTCACAAATGCCGTTTTCATCATAATTTACAGTTACATATAAATTGCCACAGCCTATTCTTACCTTTTCAGTTATTCCCATTGTAAATTCAGGTCTAATTCTAGGCCTAGAGGTTCTGTCATCTTCTTTTTTATCTCCAACATTAATAACCTGACCTTCACGACTTCCATCCCTATAAATTGTTACCCCTTTACAGCCCAATCTATAGGCAAGTAAGAAAACAGTTTTAACATCTTCAATAGTTGTCTCTTTCTTAAAATTAACTGTTTTCGATACTGCATTGTCCGTCCACTTTTGAAAAGCTGCCTGCATCCTAATATGATATATTGGGGTTATATCATGGGCAGTAACAAAAATTCTTTTTATATCATCCGGGATGCCTTCAATATGTTGAATAGTTCCCACTTCTGCAACCTTATCCATAAGCTCTTTAGAGTAGAGCCCTCTTTCCTTCATAATTCCTTCGAATAAATAATTAACCTCTGCCAATTTATCATTGTCCATTACATTTCTCCAGAATGCCACAGCAAATAAAGGTTCTATTCCAGATGAAACACCCGCTATTATACTTATTGTTCCTGTAGGTGCTATCGTAGTAGTTGTAGCATTTCTCAATGGTTCCCCTTCCTTATATATACTATTATGAAACTCAGGGAAGGGTCCCCTTAATTTAGCTAATTCTCTGCTGGCCTCCTTTGACTTATAATTTATAAATTTCATCAATTCATCAGCAAGATTTACTGCTTCTTCTGAATTATATGGAATTTGAAGCAAAATCAAAAGGTCAGCAAATCCCATTACTCCAAGCCCTATTTTTCTTGTAAGTTTAGTCATTCTCTCAATCTCGGGTAGTGGGTAGACGTTTACATCAATTACATTGTCAAGAAAATGAACTGCATCGAATACAGTTCTTTCAAGCAGGTCATAATCTATTTCATATTTATCCCCAACTTTTTTCACCATTTTAGCAAGATTAATCGAGCCTAAATTGCAGCTTTCATATGGCAGCAGCGGCTGCTCACCGCATGGATTAGTACTTTCAATTTCCCCAAGTTTTGGTGTAGGATTAGTTTGATTCATTCTGTCAATAAATACAATACCGGGTTCTCCATTGGTCCATGCACCTTTAACTATTAGTTCAAATACTTCCTTGGCATTTAATTTTCCTTTAACTTGTTTAGTATTTGGATCTATAAGCTCGTAATCCTCACCTTTTATAGCTGCCTCCATAAATTTTTCTGTAAGTGCTACGCTTATATTGAAATTTGTAATCTCTTTATCATCTTCTTTACACTTAATAAACTCCAATATATCGGGGTGATCTACTCTTAAAATAGCCATATTCGCACCCCTTCGGGTTCCCCCTTGTTTCACAGCCTCTGTAGCAGAGTTAAAAACCTTCATAAAACTGACAGGCCCGGATGCAACTCCTCCTGTGGTTTTAACTGTAGAACCTTTTGGTCTTAACCTTGAAAAGCTAAATCCTGTTCCTCCTCCTGATTTATGTATAAGTGCAGCATTTTTTATGGAATCGAATATTCCCTCCATCGAATCCTCAATTGGTAGAACAAAACAAGCCGATAATTGTCCTAAAGGCCTCCCTGCATTCATTAAAGTTGGTGAATTAGGTAAGAATCTAAGACTTGCCATCAAATCAAAAAACTTATCTTCAGTTTTTTTTATATCAGCTTCTTTATTGTATCTTTTATCCGCATCAGCAACTGTTCGTGCAACTCTTCTTAGCATTTCCTCAGGTGTCTCAATAACATTTCCATTTTCATCCTTTGCAAGATACCTTTTTCCAAGAACTTTAATTGCATTTTCTGTAAACTTCATATTATCACCCCAATATATTGTATGTATTATTGTTTTATATATACTATATATTGATTTTATTATTTTTTGCTAAAAAAATCAAAATGGAATAAACTAAATTTATCCATATTAATGTTGATTAATTTCTTTTTTCTTATTCTCTTATAGATTTTCAGATAATAAAAATAATATATATTTGTAATTGAATTTATTTTTTGTAATAATTAAAATATATAATGTAATATTTTTTACAGATGAGGTGTAAAATGAAGCTTCCTTTTGAGTTTTATGATAGAGATACACTTGAAGTAGCAAAGGATTTATTAGGAAAAAAACTTGTTAGAAAAATTGGAAAAGATTTATTGATAGGAAAAATAGTTGAGGTTGAGGCCTATATCGGTCCTATCGATAAGGCATGTCATTCATATAATTTTAAAAAGACAAAACGAAATGAAGTGATGTTTGGTCCTCCTGGAACTGCGTATATATATTTTATCTATGGAATGTATCACTGCTTAAACATTGTTACTGAAACTGAAGGTATGCCATGTGCAGTTTTAGTAAGAGCTGTAGAGCCATTACAAGGTTTAGATTTGCTGACTCAAAACAGATTTGGCAAAAAATATAATGAACTTAACCCTTTGCAAAGGAAAAATCTCACAAATAGCCCGGGAAAATTGTGTAAAGCCTTTAGTATAGATAAAATATTAAACGGAATAAGCCTCCTTGGTGATGAACTTTACATCCTTGACAACGATGAAAGTTTTGAAATAATGTCAGATAAAAGGATTGGAATAGACTATGCTGAAGAGGCAAAGGATTTTGAATGGAGATTCTTTATAAAAAACAATCCTTTTGTATCCGTATTAAAGAAAGAGTAAACTTAAAAGTAAATCCCATGAATTTTTTCATGGAATTGTGAATATTATAATGCTTTTAAAAAATAAATTCATATACTTCTTATCTTTTAAATTGTCCCCTTGCTTTTTCTTTTATTTTTCTAATACTGCAATTCTCATTAAGACATATAGAACAGCTATGCAGCCTTTTAATTCTTTCTAAACCTTCATCTGCTCCATGAACATATGCCATAGACTTTGGAGGATTAAGTGCATAACCCTTTACAATTGAAAAGCCATAATCCTTCACATTATTAATATTATCTAGAATATTGGCCTGATACTCGATAGGTATTTCACCATCTCCTGGAGCTATTCTGCAAGTGATACCGAGATTTCTATCTGATGCCCAGTTAAAAATATACTCATACATTTGGCTGTTATATTCAAATAATAAATTACTAGCCATAGCATCTAAAATTACCCCTTCTGAAAATTTTCCCCTGTTAAATAAATCATCAATATATTCTGTTATTTTACTTCCTAAACTTATCAAAGTAAATATTATGAATCTACACCCATTTAAAGATTCAAAGTTATAATCATAAAGCTTTTCTTTTATTTTAAAAACACCTATGGGGTTGATATTGCTCCTTAAAATTTCTAAATTATCTTCATAAATTTTACTTGCCAATTCTTCATCAGTAATTTTATAATAGCTGTCTACAACTTTTAAAACATGACATTTATCTAGACTAAAGCGAAATTCATCCTTTGTTAACATAAAATCACCCCCCTTAAATAATACAATTATACCTTATACTTGCGCAATTTTTCAATATCATATATTCAAATTTCAAAATTGTTTTAATATGATAAGCACATAAAAATGCTCCTCTAAAGCATTCTTAGAAGAGCATTTTATTGAACTATTTAATAAATTGTATTTTTCTTTCCTTAAAGTAAACTGTTCTAAGTCCACTCATTGATACAATTTCTTTTGCTGCTTCAAAATTTCTGCCTATTGAATTAGTATCGTGGGCATCAGAGCCGATTGTTACAACTTGTCCGCCCAATTCTTTAAATCTTTTAAGTATATTTAGCATATTTTGAGCAGCTATTTTATTGTCTAATCTCCTTGTGTTTAATTCAACAGCCTTTTCCCTCTCTGCTACAATCTTTAAAATTTCGTCAATTAAATCAGAAAATTCATCGTAATAAAGTTCTGTATCATCATATCTTGAATATCTTGTGACATAATCAATATGGCCTAAACTATCAAAAAATTCTCCATTCTTTACACAGTCAAACATAAAATTAAGATAGTGTCCATAGGATATTTTTTTCTCTCTGTTTTCATAAAATCCCTCTTGGAATATATCAACACCATCAACGACGTGAACAGAACCTATTACATAATCGAAGGGATACTTTTGTACTAGCATTCTATTTTCATTTATACAATCTGTTCTTAGTCCAAGCTCAATTCCTATTAGTAAATAGTCATTCCTTAGTCGGTAGTATTCTTCAAAATACCTATCAACGTCAAATTGAAATTTACCCTCATCTGGGTATTTTAAGTCCATATGATCAGTAACAATAAGCCCCATATTCAGTTCTCTTGCTCTTTCATATGAACTAACAAGTTTCATTTTAGAATCGGATGAAAATTCAGTGTGAATATGACAATCAAACATAATAACCTCCAAAATATAAATTGTCAAACAATTCAAGAACTCAAGAAATCAAGTGAATGTCACCCATGTAAGTATAAATCCTACGACAACAGCAGTTATAGTAAAAGGGACGCTAAGTTTCATAAAATCTCTTGCCTTGACTTCGTAGCCTTCCCTTTTTAATAAACCAAGACCAGTAATATTAGCAGAAGCTCCAATTGGAGTTAGGTTGCCTCCAAGTGTGGCCCCTATTAATAGCCCAAAATATAATATGTATGGTTCGATGTTCATGCTCTTTGCAATCATCGAGGCAACTGGCAGCATCGTAGCTGTATAAGGTATATTATCAATAAAAGCAGACACAATAACAGAAAACCATACAATCAGAGTATATATTAAAAATAAGTTGTTTCCTCCAACCTTTAAAAATATTTTGCTTATGTCGTTAATTACACCAGCCTCTGTTATCCCTGCAATTATAACAAACAGTCCCATCAGAAGCAATATAGTTTCATAGTCAATTTGTAATAATGTGTTATTAATCGCATGCTTATTTTTGTTAATTATTAATTCCTTAATTAAACCAACTATTAGCAAAGTTGTGCAGATTAATCCATTTGTAATTGATGGTTTGTTTGGTATGAATGAAGCAAATATCAATAATAAAACCATTGAGATTAATAGATAAGTTGGAAAATAGTCTTCAACTTCTTGTTTTTCTTCAAGGTGAATTGGCTGATTATAGCTTCTAAAGAAAATAATAAGTATAATTATTGTTGCTATGGCACCAAACTCAACAATCCAAAATAGTCCTGGCCTTCCCTTGAAAAAGAAAAAGTCCATAAAGTCCATCTTTGCAAATCCACCCAATAAAAGCGAGGTTGTATCTCCAACTAAAGT includes these proteins:
- a CDS encoding ABC transporter ATP-binding protein, with protein sequence MGIICVKDLKKEFIISKRKGFLTREYKRIEAVKGISFEVEEGQMLAFIGPNGAGKSTTIKMLTGILNPTSGYSNVLGLDPQKDRKKLAYGIGTVFGQKSQLWFHLPPKDTFELLGNIYGIEGLELNKRVEYLSEVLEIKELLDIPVRKMSLGQRIKCEIAASLLHRPKVIFLDEPTIGLDVVAKKNLRSLIKRINQEEKTTIFLTSHDIGDIEKLCKRIIIINLGTILMDDSVKKLKYKYDNKKIISLRYTDDIEFNLEGAKVLSQTTNAVRIEVDTEDNDIDETVAKLFKIGKVEDISISSRPLEEIIADIYSLRGEGE
- a CDS encoding GNAT family N-acetyltransferase, which gives rise to MLKVLTEKERKIVEEYLERNHIETTFLIGNVKYFGFENKKDVRRCGDYFGYFEEGELKGIIPFYNLGSCIPHFESQNAVPYFIDLMKNRDFKYLLGMRRLVEPLYNGIKDFKHNASVDEDAYYVNNNFKHFKLEGIEIKNYYELNLEKAVEFIVEANRVGFKNTAYSIEEATKTLNQRPVEEDYLFVLKDGRIVATGCIQTTTDKIGQIGGVYTTPKERGKGYCKAVVSELCKRIIDRGKTPTLMVRKNNTPAVRAYEFLGFEYYDEYVIIEF
- a CDS encoding vitamin B12-dependent ribonucleotide reductase is translated as MKFTENAIKVLGKRYLAKDENGNVIETPEEMLRRVARTVADADKRYNKEADIKKTEDKFFDLMASLRFLPNSPTLMNAGRPLGQLSACFVLPIEDSMEGIFDSIKNAALIHKSGGGTGFSFSRLRPKGSTVKTTGGVASGPVSFMKVFNSATEAVKQGGTRRGANMAILRVDHPDILEFIKCKEDDKEITNFNISVALTEKFMEAAIKGEDYELIDPNTKQVKGKLNAKEVFELIVKGAWTNGEPGIVFIDRMNQTNPTPKLGEIESTNPCGEQPLLPYESCNLGSINLAKMVKKVGDKYEIDYDLLERTVFDAVHFLDNVIDVNVYPLPEIERMTKLTRKIGLGVMGFADLLILLQIPYNSEEAVNLADELMKFINYKSKEASRELAKLRGPFPEFHNSIYKEGEPLRNATTTTIAPTGTISIIAGVSSGIEPLFAVAFWRNVMDNDKLAEVNYLFEGIMKERGLYSKELMDKVAEVGTIQHIEGIPDDIKRIFVTAHDITPIYHIRMQAAFQKWTDNAVSKTVNFKKETTIEDVKTVFLLAYRLGCKGVTIYRDGSREGQVINVGDKKEDDRTSRPRIRPEFTMGITEKVRIGCGNLYVTVNYDENGICEVFTNLGKAGGCPSQSEATARLVSVALRSGMDVKEIIEQLKGIRCHSTLRQMATNKEIKVLSCPDAIAKTIEKLINIKESDKVRESISADLDIRNLIETEKKEICCPECGHSITHESGCVICPNCGYSKCG
- a CDS encoding DNA-3-methyladenine glycosylase encodes the protein MKLPFEFYDRDTLEVAKDLLGKKLVRKIGKDLLIGKIVEVEAYIGPIDKACHSYNFKKTKRNEVMFGPPGTAYIYFIYGMYHCLNIVTETEGMPCAVLVRAVEPLQGLDLLTQNRFGKKYNELNPLQRKNLTNSPGKLCKAFSIDKILNGISLLGDELYILDNDESFEIMSDKRIGIDYAEEAKDFEWRFFIKNNPFVSVLKKE
- a CDS encoding histidinol phosphate phosphatase, producing the protein MFDCHIHTEFSSDSKMKLVSSYERARELNMGLIVTDHMDLKYPDEGKFQFDVDRYFEEYYRLRNDYLLIGIELGLRTDCINENRMLVQKYPFDYVIGSVHVVDGVDIFQEGFYENREKKISYGHYLNFMFDCVKNGEFFDSLGHIDYVTRYSRYDDTELYYDEFSDLIDEILKIVAEREKAVELNTRRLDNKIAAQNMLNILKRFKELGGQVVTIGSDAHDTNSIGRNFEAAKEIVSMSGLRTVYFKERKIQFIK
- a CDS encoding SLC13 family permease, which codes for MKTIALILFAATYILLLAYPKYRTYISLVSAALFVIIGILPFNKVLYSIDWNVVLMITGTMGIVNLFIESKMPALLADVIIDKVSSIKWAIISLAVFAGIVSAFIDNVATVLIVAPVAINIAKKLDISPVYIIISIAISSNLQGAATLVGDTTSLLLGGFAKMDFMDFFFFKGRPGLFWIVEFGAIATIIILIIFFRSYNQPIHLEEKQEVEDYFPTYLLISMVLLLIFASFIPNKPSITNGLICTTLLIVGLIKELIINKNKHAINNTLLQIDYETILLLMGLFVIIAGITEAGVINDISKIFLKVGGNNLFLIYTLIVWFSVIVSAFIDNIPYTATMLPVASMIAKSMNIEPYILYFGLLIGATLGGNLTPIGASANITGLGLLKREGYEVKARDFMKLSVPFTITAVVVGFILTWVTFT